From the genome of Halobacteriovorax marinus SJ:
ACTAGCATCATCTCCACCAGACTTAACCGCTCTTTGAACTTCAAAGAGAATCTTAGTATAAATTTGTCCTCTTAACTTATCTGCTGCACCTTTTTTCTTTTCAATATTGGCCCATTTTCTTCCCATAATTCCTCTTTCTATATACTTAATTTAAATTTATTTTATATTATCAGTAGTCAAATAGATTGACACCTATAAACTCTAGCCATTAACACTTCTCACTCGGAAAAGAACATGATCTTTAAGCTCTGAATCGTCCTCAACCATAGGGTGTTTAAAGTCCCCATCAGTATCTCTTACCATACCAATCTTTTCCATAACCCTAATTGAAGCGAGATTAAGTCTTGAGGTAAAAGAGACAACTTCCTCGAGCCCCAACTCTTCAAAAGCAAAATCGAGAACGGCCCTTGCACCTTCACTAGCATACCCTTTTCCCCAGAAGTCTTTATAGATCCTCCAACCGATTTCAGTACAAGGAGTGAAGTGAGTTTCATAACTTGGTCTTGCAAGACCAATAAAACCTATAAACTCTCCCGTTTCCTTTAACTCTACGGCCAATAATCCAATATCATCTTTGGAAATGCGCTCAATTTCTCTATTAATAAGCTTCTCACTTACGTCTCTAGCGTAAGTAGATGGAAAGAATTTCATGGTTTCCTCGTCAAGGTTAAGCTTCACGAAGGGATCAATATCGGAGTCTTTCCACTGTCTTAGTATTAATCTTTCTGTTTCTATAATCATGGGACTTCCATCTTATTGCTATATGTGTTATATTAAATCATTATGAATATCTAATCATACTCAATTTTACATTTCCAAAAAAGCTAAATTAACCTCGAGGTGATTATCATGAATACATTTCTCTACTTCTAAAACTCAATATTAAATTCTATTAGTAGAGGTATTTATGCGCCTGTCGACCATCATCTTTGTTGGTCTACTTAACTATGTTCTCTTTGATCTAAGAAAAGCAAGAGTAAGTCTATTGCAAAAAGCTCAAGCTACGTCTTATGAACTCTCTGACGAGAAGAACCAAAGAAGCGAGAAGAAACAACAAAGAAAATATAAGAATAAGAAATATAAGAAAAGAAAATTTTATCAATCTAAAAACTACTATGCTAGGAGCACGAGTTCTAAGGATAAGAGATATTCAAATCAAAGAACACTTAGAAGAATGTATAGGAATTGTTAGTTCCTATACATTCTTTTTTATTTAAATACTTTCGACTGGACCAAATAGCTCATAATGAATTTGATTTTCCTCTACTCCCAGAGCTAGTAAGTCATTCTTAATAGACTTCATAAATGCTTTAGGTCCACAAATATAGAAATCAGAACTCTTATCATTAGAGATGAACTCCGTTAAAAACTCTCTCGTAATAAAGCCTATATTTTCATTACTTCTCTTCTCCCTCTTTAGTTCATCGTAGAAAAAGAACGCTTTGAAATTAGGATTCAGCTCTTGAATGGACTCGACTTCACTTTTAAAAGCATGAACTTCATCATTCTTATTTGCATGGATTAATTTTAATGATTGAGTAGACTTTCTATTTTGATTTAAACAATGAATCATACTTAGAAGTGGAGTGATTCCTATTCCTCCAGCGATACAAACTATATTCTTATCCGTATTTTGTGGCTGTAATGTAAATATACCATTTGGATAGCCAACTTCGACAATATCACCCTCTTCAACTTGAGAGTGCATATAATTTGAAACATACCTTGCCGGAGTTTTATCCTCTAATGCGTCCTCTCTTTTTATACTTACTCTAAGAAAATTCTCATCCCCAAAACTAGATAAACTATAATTTCTCATTGTTGTCATTCCATCAAATGGAACACGAATAGTTATATATTGACCCGCCTTAAAGCTTGGAGCCGGTAGCCCATCTTCACTAGATAAATAAAAAGATGAAATGATTGAACTTTCTTGAACCTTCTTTACAACACGAAACTTTTTAAATTCATTGAAACCATTTTCTGATTTTAATTGTTCATTATAAAGATTTTTTTCTGCTTCTATAAGAATATCGGCAAGAAAGAAATAGGCTTTCTTCCAGGCTGAAATAATATCATCAGTTGCTCCATCTCCTAAAACTTCTTTGATAGATTCTAGTAAATTAACTCCCACAATTGGATAATGCTCTGGCTTTATTTTTAAAGAACTATGCTTATTGGCAATTAAAGAAACTGCTCCACTTAATGCTGAGAGATTATCAATATTTTTTGCATAAGCACAAATTGCGCCAGCAAGGGCCTCCTGTTGAGTTCCCATTTCTTGATGGGCACGATTAAAATATGGCATAACCTCAGGATTTTTTTCAAAAAGTTTCTTATAGAAATGCTTTGTAAGAAGTACTCCATGTTCTTCTAAAATTGGTGCAGTACTTTTAATAATTTCAATAGTCTTACTCTCTAGCATGATGCTCCCCTTAATATGTATCTTAAATATGTATTTTG
Proteins encoded in this window:
- a CDS encoding GNAT family N-acetyltransferase, encoding MIIETERLILRQWKDSDIDPFVKLNLDEETMKFFPSTYARDVSEKLINREIERISKDDIGLLAVELKETGEFIGFIGLARPSYETHFTPCTEIGWRIYKDFWGKGYASEGARAVLDFAFEELGLEEVVSFTSRLNLASIRVMEKIGMVRDTDGDFKHPMVEDDSELKDHVLFRVRSVNG
- the hmpA gene encoding NO-inducible flavohemoprotein, whose protein sequence is MLESKTIEIIKSTAPILEEHGVLLTKHFYKKLFEKNPEVMPYFNRAHQEMGTQQEALAGAICAYAKNIDNLSALSGAVSLIANKHSSLKIKPEHYPIVGVNLLESIKEVLGDGATDDIISAWKKAYFFLADILIEAEKNLYNEQLKSENGFNEFKKFRVVKKVQESSIISSFYLSSEDGLPAPSFKAGQYITIRVPFDGMTTMRNYSLSSFGDENFLRVSIKREDALEDKTPARYVSNYMHSQVEEGDIVEVGYPNGIFTLQPQNTDKNIVCIAGGIGITPLLSMIHCLNQNRKSTQSLKLIHANKNDEVHAFKSEVESIQELNPNFKAFFFYDELKREKRSNENIGFITREFLTEFISNDKSSDFYICGPKAFMKSIKNDLLALGVEENQIHYELFGPVESI